DNA sequence from the Streptomyces sp. CA-210063 genome:
GATCAGCGCGGCGGTGCCGATGGCCACCGCGTCCGCGCCCAGCGCCATGGCCTTGGCGAGGTCGGCGCCGCCGCGGATGCCGCCGGAGACGATGAGCTGGACCTCCCGGTGGACGCCCAACTCCTGGAGGGCCTGGACGGCTTGGGGGAGTGCGGCGAGCGTCGGGATGCCGACGTGCTCGATGAACACGTCCTGGGTGGCGGCGGTACCGCCCTGCATACCGTCGAGGACGACGACGTCCGCGCCCGCCTGGACGGCGAGCTTCACGTCGTAGTACGTACGGGTCGCGCCGATCTTGACGTAGACCGGCTTCTCCCAGTCCGTGATCTCCCTGAGCTCCCGGATCTTGATCTCCAGGTCGTCGGGGCCCGTCCAGTCGGGGTGGCGGCAGGCGCTGCGCTGGTCGATGCCGAGCGGCAGGGTCCGCATGGCGGCGACCCGCTCGGTGATCTTCTGGCCGAGCAGCATGCCGCCGCCGCCCGGCTTGGCGCCCTGGCCGAGGACGACCTCGATGGCGTCGGCCTTGCGCAGGTCGTCGGGGTTCATGCCGTAGCGGGACGGCAGGTACTGGTACACGAGGTGCTTGGACTGGCCGCGCTCCTCGGGCGTCATGCCGCCGTCGCCGGTGGTGGTGGACGTGCCGGCCTCGGACGCGCCCCGGCCGAGGGCCTCCTTCGCCTGCGCGGACAGCGCGCCGAAGCTCATGCCCGCGATGGTGACCGGGGTCTTCAGGCGCAGGGGGTGCTTCGCGTTGCGGCTGCCGAGCACGACGTCGGTGTCACAGCGCTCGCGGTAACCCTCCAGCGGATAGCGGGACATGGACGCGCCGAGGAACAGCAGATCGTCGAAGTGCGGGACGCCGCGCTTGGCGCCCCAGCCGCGGATGTCGTAGATACCGGTCTCGGCGGCACGCTGGATGGCGTGGATGGTCGCGCGGTCGAAGGTGGCCGACTCGCGGAGGCCGTGGGATGCGGGTTCCACTGCAGAACTCCTCTGGTAGGGCGAGCTGTCGCGCGCCTTCAGGGGCGCGGGGCTGTATCGATGTGCGGCTCCGCCGCGTGGGCGCGACCAGCCACATCGGACGCGCGGTTTCAATGCGGCGCTTCCGCCGGAACTAATAGGCGGCCGAGTTGTCGACCTCGAAGTGGTACAACTTCCGGGCCGAGCCGTAGCGGCGGAACGCGGCCGGGTCGTCGTCCCGGTCGGCCGACTTCAGCAACTCCGCCAGTTCGGCGAGGTGTTCGGCCCGCATCTCCTTCTCCACGCAGTCCGCGCCGAGGGACTTGACCCTGCCCTGGACGTAGACGCGGGCCTCGTAGAGCGAGTCGCCGAGGGCGTCCCCGGCGTCACCGCACACCACCAGGCGCCCGGCCTGGCCCATGAAGGCGCTCATATGGCCCACGTCGCCGCCGACGACGATGTCCACGCCCTTCATGGAGATCCCGCAGCGGGCGGAGGCGTTTCCCTCGATGACCAGCAGGCCGCCGTGGGCGGTGGCGCCGGCGGACTGGGAGGCGCTGCCGCGCACCCGCACCGTGCCGGACATCATGTTCTCGGCGACACCCGTACCGGCGTTGCCGTGGACGGTGACCGTGGCGCGCTGGTTCATACCGGCGCAGTAGTAGCCCGCCGGGCCGTCGATGACGACGTCCAGTTCGGCGGTGAGACCCACGGCGAGGTTGTGGGCGCCGTCGGGATGGGCGACGTGCCATGACGTACCCGAACTCGCCTGGTGCAGAGCGGAGTTGAGATCCCGTACGGACTTCTCGGCCAGGTCGACCAGCGTGGTCGTCAGCGCTGCCATGTGTAGACCTCCGCCGGCTCGGGTTCGAAGATGCGGGCGGACTCGATGCCCGGCAGATGCGCGAAGTAGCGGTACTCGGAGGCCATCGCCACCCACGCGTCGGTCTCGGCGACGATCGCGGGCTTGCAGGCGATGGCGTCCCGGACGACGGCGAAGGTGTCCCCCGTCGTCACCAGCAGGGTGTAGAAGCCGTCGAACCGTTCGCAGAGCAGCCGCAGCGCCTTCTCCAGGTCGTGCCCGGCGGCGAGCTGGGCGGCCACGAAACGGGCGCCGACCTCGGAGTCGTTCTCGCTGTCGAACGCGACGCCCTCCGCGCGCAGTTCGCGCCGGATGGTGGCGTGGTTGGCGAACGAGCCGTTGTGCACGAGGCAGACGTTCTCGTCGACGGAGAAGGGGTGGGCGCCCTCCGGGGTGACCGCCGACTCCGTGGCCATCCGGGTGTGGGCGATGCCCTGCCGCCCGGTCGCCGCGCGCAGGCCGAACTCCTCGGCGAGCGCGTCCGGGTGGCCGACGCCCTTGAGGACGGCCAGGTCGGTGCCGCGTCCGGTGACCACGGCCGTCGGGAAGGCCGCGCGCACCGCCCTTTCCAGGTCGGCGACCGGCAGACCCGGCGAGTGGACGACGACCGACTGGCTGACGGTCACGGCGGCCGTGTCCCCGCCGACCAGCGCGGCGATCTCGGCGGCGGACGCGTCGCCCGGCGCCAGCAGGCTGACCGCCGAGTGGCCGGGCGGGGTGAGGCGGGCGTCGCCGTACAGGGCGACCCCGGCCGAGTCGGGACCGCGCTCGGCGGCCTGGTGAAGCATCCCGGTGAGCAGTTCGCCGAGCCGGGGCTCCAGCGAGGGGTCGCGCACCTGGAGTCCTGCGATGCCGCACATGGGCATGACCTCCAACGGGCTTGTGACGACGGGGGTGGTCAGACGGCGGTGGTCAGAGGGGAGTGGTCAGGGGGGTCAGACGGCGGTGAGATAGCGGTCGATCTCCCAGGGGGAGACCGTGTTGTGCCAGCTGTAGAACTCCTCGCGCTTCAACTCGGCGTAGTAGTCGCTGACTCCGGCCTTCGCGTCCACCGCGTCGAGCACTCCGCGGACCACGTCGTCGCACTCCAGCGCGTGCACCGCGTCGAGCAGGGTGCGCGGCAGCCGGGGGCCGTCCTCGGCGGCGCCCGGCCGGCCGGGGTCGAGCCGGCGGCGCACCCCGTCCAGGCCCGCGCCCAGCGCGCCGGCCGCCGCGAGGTAGGAGTTCGCCGAGCCGTCGCCGCCGCGCAGCTCGACCCGGTGGGCGTCCGGCACACGGAGGAAGTGCGTACGGTCGTTGCCGCCCCAACTCGCCATGCGCGGCGCCCAGGTGGCACCCGAGGCGGTCGTGGTCGCGCCGGTGCGTTTGTACGAGTTGACGGTGGGCGCGATGAGCGCGTGCAGCGCGGGCGCGTGCTCCAGCAGACCGGCGGTGAAGTGGTACGCCTCGGGGCCGAACCCCATGCCGTACTGGTCCCTGGCGTCCCCGCCCGCCGGGAACAGCGCGCGCTCGCCGTCCCACAGCGACAGGTGCATGTGCAGCCCGCTGCCGGTGCGGTCGGTGAACGGCTTCGGCATGAACGTGGCCGTCATTCCGCGCTGTTCGGCGAGGACCTGCACGATGTACCGCAGGGTGACCACCCGGTCGGCGGTGGTCAGCGCGTCCGCGTGGTGGAAGTTCTGCTCGAACTGCCCGTTGCCGTCCTCGTGGTCGCTCGCGTACGGCCCCCAGCCCAGTTGCACCATCGCGTCGGAGACGGCGGTGAGGTGGTCGTACATCCGGGTCAGTCCCCGGGCGTCGTAACAGGGCTGGGCCGCGTCGTCGAGCCGGTCGGCCGTCGTGAGCGCGCCGTCCGCCCCGCGCTGCACCAGGAAGTACTCCACCTCCGCCCCGCTGACCATGCGCGTGCCCTCGGCCGCCGCCTTCTCGGCGAGCGTCCGCAGGATCACCCGTGGCGCGAAGGCGTACGGGCTGCCCTCGACGTACGGGTCGCAGTGCACCATGCCGAGACCGGGGCGGACGAAGGTGAGCGGGACGTAGGAGGAGACGTCCGGGATCGCGACCACATCGGGGTCGCGCGGCAGTTGGCCCATGGCCCCGGCGGCGTATCCCGCGAAGCCGACGCCGTCGCCCTCCAGCGCGTCCGCCGCCTCGACGGGCACGAGCTTGGCGCAGGGCTTGCCGGTCAGCGTGGTGAAGGTGGCGAGGAGGAACCGGACGCCGTCCGCCTTGGCGAGCGAGGCGAGTGACTGGGTGCCCGGGACGGGCGGAGTGGACTTCGGCGGAACGGACACGGGCTCTCCCCGGGGTCGGGTGCGTTCACTGTCGTGACAACAAGTCTCACGACAGGAAACACCCCCAGAATGTCCCTTCTGTTGCCGTTCTGTAAATCGCCTGGCCTCGCGGATCCGGCCGGCGGCGCGGTGCGTGCGTCACGCGGTCGGCCGAGTGGCCGAAACGCCGCGCCGGGCGCGGCGTTTCGGTGAAGGCGGTGCGGGAGGAGGCGCCGGGGCGCGGTGGCCGTCTCGTCGGGAGGGTTTCCGCGTGAGTCACCTTATGCCCGGCTCGCCCCTTCTTTCCTGGCAGCCATAGGTTCGGCCTTGGGCAGGTCGGGGGAAACGAGGGTTCACCGACGGGTGCAGGTTCCCCTTGATCGCCGCATGGATGGGCGGTCGAACGGCGAGGGTCGAGGGGAAGTGTGCCGTTATTGGCGTCAACGTCCGATTTACCCACACCGTCGGCCCGGCGCGGCGGCATCGGCCGACAGGTCGCAATTACCGGTTACTCGGGTCACCGAAAGTGTCTTCACCGTGCGGAAAGTCGCATGCGGCGACAGTTACATAAGGCGAAGTCACTCCTGTGAGTCGACTCCTCGCGCGCGGCGAAATCCCTCCATCGGGGCCTTGTTTTGGCATGCCCTCTCGGCATCCTCGACGCGGATAACAATTCAATTCGAAACGTGATCGAGACATAAGAGTGCGTTCTTGCGTAACACAGGCGCTTCAAATTTCCCCATACCTGCAGCAATGAGGAGTCGGATGTCCAGATCAGCCAAGATTTTCGCGACGGTCGCTGTCACCGGACTCGCCTTGAGCGCCTGTGGAGGCAATGCCTCGGGCGGCGCGCCCGACAGCTCGTCCGGCGGTGGCACGCTCGTCATCGGCGTGGACCTGCCGCTTCAGGGAGCCTCGAAGGACGCGTCCGAGTCGACGGTCAACGCGATGCAGCTCTACCTGGACCAGATAGGCAGCAAGGCCGGCAAGTACAAGGTGAAGCTCAAGGTCTACGACGACTCGACGGCCGCCAAGGGTGCCTGGGACGACGCGACCTGCGCCAAGAACGCGCAGGACCACGTGGGCAACACCGAAGAGGTCGCGGTCATGGGCACCTACAACTCCGGCTGCGCGCAGATCATCGCCCCGGTTCTGAACCAGGACCCGTCCGGCCCCATGCTGATGGTGTCGCACGCGAACACCAACCCGGGTCTGACAAAGGCCTGGGAGCCGGGTGAGCCGGAGAAGTATTTCCCGTCCGGCTCACGCAGTTACGCCCGTGTCATCGCGACCGACGACTACCAGGGCGCGGCGGGGGCCCAGTTCGCGGCCAAGGACCTCGGCATCAAGAACTGCTACGTCCTCAATGACAACCAGACCTACGGCCAGGGCGTCGGCAAGGCCTTCGAGGAGGAGGCGAAGAAGCAGGGCATCAAGGTGCTCGGCAATCAGGCGTGGGATGCCAAACAGCCCAACTACACCGCGCTGTTCACCAGTATCAAGGCCTCGAAGCCGGAGTGCGTCTACCTCGCCGGCATCTTCGACAACAACGGCGGCCAACTCGTCAAGGACAAGGTCAAGGTCCTCGGCGACAATTCCAAGGTGAAGCTCCTCGCGCCCGACGGCTTCAGCGGTTATCCCGAATTCGACGGACTGGCACAGGCCCAGGGCGCTTATCTCACCTTCGCCGGCCTGACCGCCACGACGCTCCGCGAAGAGGGCGGCCCGGGCGCGGACCTGCTCGACGCCTACAAGAAGAAGTACGGGGAGGACCCGGCGACCAGTTACGCCCTCTACGGGGTGGAGGCGTTGCAGGTGATCCTGCAGGCGATCGAGAAGTCCGACGGCACCCGGAAGTCCATCACGGAGCAGGTCTTCTCGGGCAGCGGGATCAGCATCCCGGCCGACAAGTCGGTCGTGGGCAAGAAACTGGACATCGACCCCAAGACCGGTGATGTGAGCGTCCTCGACATCTCGGTGCTCCAGGTCACGGACAAGGAAGAGAAGTTCCTGAAGCCCTGGCCCGTCAGCTGAGTTGAGGTCCGGGGCGGGCGCCACCCCACACAGGTGGCGCCCGCCCCGGACCTGCTTCGGTCCGTTTCTTCCGCACCGTTTCCCGACCCTCGCGAGGATCTTCATGGCAGCAACTGCCACCAGCGTCGCGGTGCCGGCCGCGATCGACCGCAAAGCGGTCATCCAGCGCTACGCCACCTATGTCATTCTCCTCGGCCTCGTTGTCTGGCTCTCCGCCAACCTGATCAACTCCCCGTCCCAGTTCTTCTCCGCGGGCATGGTCGGTCTCAACCTCGGAATGCTGTACGCGCTCATCGCGCTCGGTTACACCCTTGTCTACGGCATCATCGAGCTGATCAACTTCGCCCATGGTGACCTGTTCATGCTCGGCGCCCTGTTCAGCGGCTTCCTGCTGACGACCGTCATGGGCCAGGAACACTCCGATTTTCTCGGCATCGTGCTCCTGCTCGTCACCATCGTGGGCACCATGCTCTTCTGCGGCGGCATCAATGTGACGCTCGAATTCGTGGCCTACCGCCGCCTGCGGCGTGCCCCGAAGCTCGCTCCGCTGATCACCGCGGTCGGCATGAGTTTCGTCCTGCAGTTCATCGGTCTGAAGTGGAACGGCTCGACGCCCAAGCAGTGGCCGAGCGTCCTTCCCGAAGGGTCCTTCGGGATCGGCGAGTTCCAGGTCGACTACAGTCTGCTGGCGGTCATCGGGGTGACCGTGCCGGTCCTGCTGCTGCTGCGCTGGGTGATCACCAGCACTCGGCAGGGCAAGGCGATGCGGGCCGTCGCCCAGGACCAGGATGCCGCCCGGCTGATGGGCGTCAACGTGAACCGGACCATCTCCTTCACCTTCCTGATCGGCGGGGCGCTGGCCGGCACCGCGGGCGTCATGTACCAGCAGGTCGTGGGCACCACGGCATACAACCTCGGCTACCAGCTGGGCCTCATCGCCTTCGTCTCCGCCGTCCTCGGCGGCATCGGCAACATCAGCGGCGCCGTGCTCGGCGGCATCCTCATCGGCCTCATCCAGGGCTTCAACGACGGCCTGCCCTACGGCTTCGGCCAGAAATGGTCCCAGAGCGTCGTCTTCGCCATCCTCATCCTGCTGATGGTCTTCAAGCCCGAAGGCCTGCTCGGCCGACCGACCACGGAGAAGGTGTAGCCATGGCTGTCGACGTTCCTGCCAAGGCGCGGCGGATGCCGGGCCTGGCGATACCGCACCGCATGCGCTGGCCGCTCGGATACTCCGCGGCAGCGGTCCTGGTGTTCCTCGCCTACTACTACATGATCCCCAACCTCGGCCCCGGCGGGCAGACCTTCTTCCGCGAGTGGCTGCCGCTCACCTCCGTCAACGAGGCACTCGTCTGGGTGATCTGCGCCCTCGGCCTGAACATCGTCGTCGGCTACGCCGGCCTGCTGGACCTGGGCTTCGTCGCCTTCTGGGCCCTCGGCGGCTACACCGCGGGCTGGCTGATGTCCGGCTTCTTCTACCAGGTCGACATCCACCTCTTCGGCGGGGCACTGGGCACGGCACCCGGCATCCACATCAGCTTCTGGCTGGTGCTCCTCATCGGAGCCGGCTTCTGCGCGGTGTGGGGCGTGATCATCGGCGCGCCCACCTTGCGCCTGAAGAGCGACTACCTCGCCCTGGTGACCCTCGGCTTCGGCGAGATCATCCCGCAGGTCTTCACCAACGGCGACAACGTCTTCGGCTTCAACCTGACCAACGGCACCAAGGGCATCACCCCGGTCGACCCGATCGCCATCGGCTCCTTCAAGCTCGGGCCGTTCGACCTGGTGTACAAGTACGTCATCTTCGTGCTGATCGTGGTCGTCGTCGTCTTCATCTCGCTGCGCCTGCGCGAGGGCCGGCTGGGCCGGGCCTGGCTGGCCATCCGCGAGGACGAACTCGCCGCGAGCATGATGGGCGTCCCGCTGATGCGCACCAAGCTCTCCGCCTACGCCGTCGGCGCGGTCGCCGGAGGTCTCGCCGGCGTCGCCTTCGCCACGCACGTCGGAGGCGTCCTGCCGGACCGGTTCAACTTCTCCATCTCCATCACCCTGCTGGCGATGGTCGTCCTCGGCGGGATGGGCAACGTGTGGGGCGTCATGCTCGGCGCGCTCGTCCTCGCCTGGGTCAACTCCACCGGCCTGCCGCAGTTCGGGACGTCCTTCAACGAGCAGTTCGGGACGGACATCAACTTCCCCTCCTACAACTACCTGCTGTTCGGCGGCATCCTCGTGCTGATGATGCTGTTCCGGCGCGAGGGCATCCTGCCCGAGTCACGGACCCGGCTGGTCCTGCACGAACCCAGCCGCACCGACATGGAGTCCCTCGGCGCCGACATGGAAGCGCCCGCTCCCGAACTGGACGAGGAACCCTTGCTCAAGACCACAGCCGCCGACGAACCGGTCATCACCGACGAGACGGGAACGGGAACGGGAATGGGAATGGGGGAGAAGGTATGACGACGAGTCCGCAGACACAGGCACCGCTGGACGCCGGGACCACGCCGAAACTGCACGCCGACCGCATCACCGTGAAGTTCGGCGGCCTGGTCGCCGTCAACGACGTGTCCTTCACCATCCCCCAGCAGTCCGTCGTCAGCCTGATCGGCCCCAACGGCGCGGGCAAGACGACGTTCTTCAACGTGCTCACCGGCCTGTACCGGGCGACCAGCGGACGCGTGGTCCTGGGCGAGAAGGACATCACCAACCTCGTCCCGCACCGGATCGCCGCCCTCGGCATGGCCCGCACCTTCCAGAACATCCGGCTCTTCGGGCTGATGACGGCCGAGGAGAACATCAAGGTCGCCATGCACTCCAAGCTGAGGTCGGGCCCCTTCCACACCATCGTGCGCACCCCCCGCCAGCGCCGCGAGGAGCGTCAAGCGCAGCAAGTCGCCCGGGAACTGATGGAGTTCGTCGGCATCGCCAAGGTCGCGGGCGAGTACGCGCGCAACCTCTCCTACGGCGACCAGCGCCGTCTTGAGGTCGCACGGGCACTCGCGCTCGACCCGAGCATCCTGCTCCTCGACGAACCGACCGCCGGCATGAACCCGCAGGAGTCCGGCCGGTTCACCGAGTTCGTCCACCGGGTGCGGGACGAGAAGGACCTCTCCGTCCTGCTCATCGAGCACGACATGAGCGTCGTCATGCAGGTCTCCGACCGGATCACCGTGCTCGACAGAGGACAGAAGATCGCCGAGGGCGGCCCCGACGACATCAGGAACGACACCCGGGTCATCGAGGCATACCTCGGCAAGTCCGGAAGGGACAAGACCACATGAGCGGCGCCAGCGGTGTGACCGAGACGCGCGAACCGATGCTCGAACTCGACGAGATCCACGTCTACTACGGCAACATCGCCGCGGTGAAGGGCCTCTCCCTGACCGTCTACCCCGGCGAGATCGTCACCCTGATCGGCTCGAACGGCGCGGGCAAGTCCACCACCCTGCGTGCCATCTCCGGCCTGCTGCCGGTGCGGGGCGGCACCATGACCTTCCAGGGTCGGCAGCTCAACGGCACACCGGACCACGAGGTCGTCCGACGCGGCATCGCCCACTCACCGGAGGGTCGGCGGATCTTCCCCCGGATGACCGTCGACGAGAACCTCGACATGGGCGCGTTCCTGCGCAAGGACAAAGAAGGGATCGCCGCGGACCGGGAGATGATCCTCGAACTCTTCCCCCGGCTCCGCGAACGCCTCCACCAGAAGGCCGGCACCATGTCCGGAGGCGAACAGCAGATGCTCGCCGTCGGCCGGGCGATGATGGCCAAACCACGACTGCTCCTGCTCGACGAACCCTCCATGGGCCTGGCCCCGGTACTCGTCGACGTCATCTTCGAGACGATCGCCCGGATCCGCGAGCAGGGCACCACGGTGCTCCTGGTGGAGCAGAACGCCCTGGCCGCACTCGAAGTCGCCGACCGCGCCTACGTCCTGGAATCCGGCTCGCTGAAACTCCACGGTCCCGCAGCCGAGTTGGCCGAGGACGAGGAGATCGTCAAGGCCT
Encoded proteins:
- a CDS encoding FMN-binding glutamate synthase family protein, which encodes MEPASHGLRESATFDRATIHAIQRAAETGIYDIRGWGAKRGVPHFDDLLFLGASMSRYPLEGYRERCDTDVVLGSRNAKHPLRLKTPVTIAGMSFGALSAQAKEALGRGASEAGTSTTTGDGGMTPEERGQSKHLVYQYLPSRYGMNPDDLRKADAIEVVLGQGAKPGGGGMLLGQKITERVAAMRTLPLGIDQRSACRHPDWTGPDDLEIKIRELREITDWEKPVYVKIGATRTYYDVKLAVQAGADVVVLDGMQGGTAATQDVFIEHVGIPTLAALPQAVQALQELGVHREVQLIVSGGIRGGADLAKAMALGADAVAIGTAALIALGDNHPKYDAEYRGLGSAAGYYDDYQDGRDPAGISTQDPALSARLDPVEGGRRLANFLRVMTMEAQTIARACGKAHLRHLEPEDLVALTIEAAAMARVPLAGTNWIPGAGL
- a CDS encoding glutamate synthase, which encodes MAALTTTLVDLAEKSVRDLNSALHQASSGTSWHVAHPDGAHNLAVGLTAELDVVIDGPAGYYCAGMNQRATVTVHGNAGTGVAENMMSGTVRVRGSASQSAGATAHGGLLVIEGNASARCGISMKGVDIVVGGDVGHMSAFMGQAGRLVVCGDAGDALGDSLYEARVYVQGRVKSLGADCVEKEMRAEHLAELAELLKSADRDDDPAAFRRYGSARKLYHFEVDNSAAY
- a CDS encoding glutamine amidotransferase, which gives rise to MCGIAGLQVRDPSLEPRLGELLTGMLHQAAERGPDSAGVALYGDARLTPPGHSAVSLLAPGDASAAEIAALVGGDTAAVTVSQSVVVHSPGLPVADLERAVRAAFPTAVVTGRGTDLAVLKGVGHPDALAEEFGLRAATGRQGIAHTRMATESAVTPEGAHPFSVDENVCLVHNGSFANHATIRRELRAEGVAFDSENDSEVGARFVAAQLAAGHDLEKALRLLCERFDGFYTLLVTTGDTFAVVRDAIACKPAIVAETDAWVAMASEYRYFAHLPGIESARIFEPEPAEVYTWQR
- the glnT gene encoding type III glutamate--ammonia ligase, producing the protein MSVPPKSTPPVPGTQSLASLAKADGVRFLLATFTTLTGKPCAKLVPVEAADALEGDGVGFAGYAAGAMGQLPRDPDVVAIPDVSSYVPLTFVRPGLGMVHCDPYVEGSPYAFAPRVILRTLAEKAAAEGTRMVSGAEVEYFLVQRGADGALTTADRLDDAAQPCYDARGLTRMYDHLTAVSDAMVQLGWGPYASDHEDGNGQFEQNFHHADALTTADRVVTLRYIVQVLAEQRGMTATFMPKPFTDRTGSGLHMHLSLWDGERALFPAGGDARDQYGMGFGPEAYHFTAGLLEHAPALHALIAPTVNSYKRTGATTTASGATWAPRMASWGGNDRTHFLRVPDAHRVELRGGDGSANSYLAAAGALGAGLDGVRRRLDPGRPGAAEDGPRLPRTLLDAVHALECDDVVRGVLDAVDAKAGVSDYYAELKREEFYSWHNTVSPWEIDRYLTAV
- a CDS encoding branched-chain amino acid ABC transporter substrate-binding protein — its product is MSRSAKIFATVAVTGLALSACGGNASGGAPDSSSGGGTLVIGVDLPLQGASKDASESTVNAMQLYLDQIGSKAGKYKVKLKVYDDSTAAKGAWDDATCAKNAQDHVGNTEEVAVMGTYNSGCAQIIAPVLNQDPSGPMLMVSHANTNPGLTKAWEPGEPEKYFPSGSRSYARVIATDDYQGAAGAQFAAKDLGIKNCYVLNDNQTYGQGVGKAFEEEAKKQGIKVLGNQAWDAKQPNYTALFTSIKASKPECVYLAGIFDNNGGQLVKDKVKVLGDNSKVKLLAPDGFSGYPEFDGLAQAQGAYLTFAGLTATTLREEGGPGADLLDAYKKKYGEDPATSYALYGVEALQVILQAIEKSDGTRKSITEQVFSGSGISIPADKSVVGKKLDIDPKTGDVSVLDISVLQVTDKEEKFLKPWPVS
- a CDS encoding branched-chain amino acid ABC transporter permease, whose translation is MAATATSVAVPAAIDRKAVIQRYATYVILLGLVVWLSANLINSPSQFFSAGMVGLNLGMLYALIALGYTLVYGIIELINFAHGDLFMLGALFSGFLLTTVMGQEHSDFLGIVLLLVTIVGTMLFCGGINVTLEFVAYRRLRRAPKLAPLITAVGMSFVLQFIGLKWNGSTPKQWPSVLPEGSFGIGEFQVDYSLLAVIGVTVPVLLLLRWVITSTRQGKAMRAVAQDQDAARLMGVNVNRTISFTFLIGGALAGTAGVMYQQVVGTTAYNLGYQLGLIAFVSAVLGGIGNISGAVLGGILIGLIQGFNDGLPYGFGQKWSQSVVFAILILLMVFKPEGLLGRPTTEKV
- a CDS encoding branched-chain amino acid ABC transporter permease is translated as MAVDVPAKARRMPGLAIPHRMRWPLGYSAAAVLVFLAYYYMIPNLGPGGQTFFREWLPLTSVNEALVWVICALGLNIVVGYAGLLDLGFVAFWALGGYTAGWLMSGFFYQVDIHLFGGALGTAPGIHISFWLVLLIGAGFCAVWGVIIGAPTLRLKSDYLALVTLGFGEIIPQVFTNGDNVFGFNLTNGTKGITPVDPIAIGSFKLGPFDLVYKYVIFVLIVVVVVFISLRLREGRLGRAWLAIREDELAASMMGVPLMRTKLSAYAVGAVAGGLAGVAFATHVGGVLPDRFNFSISITLLAMVVLGGMGNVWGVMLGALVLAWVNSTGLPQFGTSFNEQFGTDINFPSYNYLLFGGILVLMMLFRREGILPESRTRLVLHEPSRTDMESLGADMEAPAPELDEEPLLKTTAADEPVITDETGTGTGMGMGEKV
- a CDS encoding ABC transporter ATP-binding protein, producing the protein MTTSPQTQAPLDAGTTPKLHADRITVKFGGLVAVNDVSFTIPQQSVVSLIGPNGAGKTTFFNVLTGLYRATSGRVVLGEKDITNLVPHRIAALGMARTFQNIRLFGLMTAEENIKVAMHSKLRSGPFHTIVRTPRQRREERQAQQVARELMEFVGIAKVAGEYARNLSYGDQRRLEVARALALDPSILLLDEPTAGMNPQESGRFTEFVHRVRDEKDLSVLLIEHDMSVVMQVSDRITVLDRGQKIAEGGPDDIRNDTRVIEAYLGKSGRDKTT
- a CDS encoding ABC transporter ATP-binding protein; the encoded protein is MSGASGVTETREPMLELDEIHVYYGNIAAVKGLSLTVYPGEIVTLIGSNGAGKSTTLRAISGLLPVRGGTMTFQGRQLNGTPDHEVVRRGIAHSPEGRRIFPRMTVDENLDMGAFLRKDKEGIAADREMILELFPRLRERLHQKAGTMSGGEQQMLAVGRAMMAKPRLLLLDEPSMGLAPVLVDVIFETIARIREQGTTVLLVEQNALAALEVADRAYVLESGSLKLHGPAAELAEDEEIVKAYLGG